The Scomber japonicus isolate fScoJap1 chromosome 8, fScoJap1.pri, whole genome shotgun sequence genome has a segment encoding these proteins:
- the f8 gene encoding coagulation factor VIII: MRTIFLLLLLLLCSVAEEQQTVNEYYIAAVEIGWDYIHQDDSEPAVDQRRKSKDIPQKYIKAVYREYTDHTYTVPKQRPAWAGIQGPVILARARDTVVVHFKNLASQSYSISPVGITYWKHSEGAGYDDSTAGQEKEDDAVSPGGYYKYVWDISSEDGPTASDPECLTYSYSSQVDTVRDVNSGLIGALLICKPSALTEDGQRRNPAIVLLFAVFDETKSWYGEVGERRSREKFRKSAGRKNYHTINGYINSTLPGLTVCKGPRVFWHLIGMGTAPEIHSIKFHDHTLQVLNHRKATTEVTPMTFITAEMKTATVGRFLISCQIYAHRHDGMNAFFTVDNCPDPIIVRNVKQDDYSYEDYEDTFNTINFQAIKPQMHVRSNRGQQSNTWEHFIAAEEITWDYAPHLNPTDSKLQYGYLPAAPHHLGYKYKKVVYVEYTDKSFTQRKNPANTLLGPLLKGKVNDQFHITFRNLASRPFNIYPIGLTKIYPMQTSTNAAEQNLRSMGVPPNGTFGYIWKLTTDDAPLKEDPQCLTQLYQSTVSRERDLASGLVGTLLICKSNALDLNGRLLGPDKEWSLIFAVFDENRSWYISENIQSSQNTSSTTDAEFYNSNVIYSVNGIMFSGRQFVMCQTDVTFWHVVNVGTQSDFISVYFTGNFFRYNSLYQSVLTLFPMTGLTVPMEAELLGEWEISAFDGSLKSRGMSIHYSVRPCDNGDLPLVDRDVDEDDISDYIDGIDPQPRGMRSQKMIKLCEKSLTNSTQSAVTTGQNITTDGKLRCKPSSEGGNNMTEGVIPQDILDELAGERGGRQRRQSEGNWTDGDISSGATEDGETQMEIEGEIMENRTDTGAEVKAGEMREMPSEKNDTKEELEHSNDILLDSNPLLNKKVSTVGIHSSQEMDQNLGLQNHIQTETEKQTVDLQGLDYNYTDDDNNATQIDLSLEYDDYSEEVNSTSGIFASDYIDVRSGGVRSETYYIAAEEITWDYGITKPIQVIKPREMRRGMRKFLPEYKKVVYRAYRNLDFLVPLGQPQEHLGIMGPLIRAEINDLITVIFKNKASRPYSFHLHGVYDRSQGAGVAQTYSSSAPPGVPGEPVAPGEARTYNWRVTKKQGPTDTEFDCKTGAYYSTVDKEKDLHSGLIGPLVICKSGTLRTRQHTQPDIQEFTLLFHTFDETKSWYLEENLEKYCVPPCQANPEDPLYHMTNKFAAINGYVAETLPGLLVAQHQLVRWHLLNVGSDGEYHAVHFHGLPFTIHTEQKHRMGVYNLFPGVFGTVEMRPPTVGTWLVECTIGEYQLAGMRAKLLVYNPRCVLPLGMKSGRIEDSQITASDHIDSWEPRLARLDQSGYINAWMGRNTKSWIQVDLLKPALLHGVQTQGVRSKLRDKFISVFNVSYSLDGETWTTYRRNSTIRNAHMFYGNMDSSKVKYNHFSPPFVARYVRIQPMDYRIRPALRMELLGCDLNSCSLPLGLQRGLIPDSSFSASTFHSSLLRSWRPYLARLHQEGSANAWRPRYNNPHEWLQVDLGTVKRITGVLTQGATSLLTQMMVTEFSVTISHNGRSWNTVLEENSQREEIFTGNNDPDEEALTVFNPPLFGRYLRIHPRGWVNDIALRLEVLGCDTQQEL; the protein is encoded by the exons GAGCCGGGTATGATGACTCCACAGCAGgccaggagaaggaggatgatGCCGTCTCACCCGGAGGATACTATAAGTACGTGTGGGACATCAGCTCGGAAGATGGCCCAACGGCCAGTGACCCAGAGTGCCTCACCTACTCTTACTCATCCCAGGTGGATACAGTCCGGGATGTCAACTCAGGACTCATCGGAGCCCTGCTCATCTGCAAGCCAA GTGCATTGACAGAAGACGGCCAGAGGAGAAATCCAGCAATCGTCCTGCTGTTTGCAGTGTTCGATGAGACCAAGAGCTGGTACGGGGaggtaggggagaggaggagcagagagaagtTCAGAAAGAGTGCTGGCAGGAAGAATTACCACACCATCAATGGATACATCAACTCTACGTTACCCG gtctgaCTGTGTGTAAGGGCCCCCGTGTGTTTTGGCATCTGATTGGGATGGGAACAGCTCCAGAAATCCACTCCATCAAGTTCCACGATCACACCCTGCAG GTGTTGAACCATCGGAAAGCCACCACGGAGGTGACCCCTATGACCTTCATCACTGCAGAGATGAAAACTGCCACTGTAGGCCGCTTTCTGATCAGCTGTCAGATATACGCTCACCGCCACG ATGGCATGAATGCTTTCTTCACGGTGGACAACTGCCCAGACCCCATTATTGTGCGTAATGTCAAACAAGACGACTACAGTTATGAAGATTATGAAGATACGTTCAACACCATAAACTTTCAGGCCATCAAGCCACAGATGCATGTCAGATCCAACAGGGGACAGCAGTCTAATACCTGGGAGCATTTCATCGCCGCTGAAGAGATTACCTGGGACTACGCCCCACATCTTAATCCCACAGACAG TAAGTTGCAGTATGGATATTTACCTGCAGCTCCTCATCACCTCGGCTACAAGTATAAGAAGGTGGTGTATGTGGAGTACACAGACAAATCTTTCACTCAGAGGAAGAATCCTGCCAATACACTGCTGGGTCCACTGTTGAAAGGAAAAGTCAATGATCAGTTCCAT ATCACATTCAGAAACCTTGCCAGCCGCCCTTTTAACATCTACCCCATTGGTCTTACCAAGATCTATCCAATGCAGACATCCACAAATG ctgcagagcAGAACCTGCGCTCCATGGGGGTGCCCCCCAATGGGACATTTGGATACATTTGGAAGCTAACAACAGATGACGCACCCTTGAAGGAGGACCCTCAATGTCTGACCCAGCTGTATCAGAGCACTGTGTCCCGAGAGAGGGACTTGGCCTCTGGGCTGGTGGGCACCCTTTTGATCTGCAAGAGTAATGCCCTCGACCTTAATGGACGCCTG TTGGGGCCAGATAAAGAGTGGAGCCTGATATTTGCTGTGTTTGATGAGAACAGAAGTTGGTACATCAGCGAAAACATTCAATCCAGTCAAAACACCTCCAGCACCACAGATGCTGAATTCTACAACTCCAACGTCATTTACA GTGTGAATGGCATCATGTTCAGCGGGCGCCAGTTTGTGATGTGCCAGACTGATGTCACCTTCTGGCACGTGGTCAATGTGGGCACCCAGAGTGACTTCATCTCTGTCTACTTCACGGGAAACTTCTTTCGGTACAACAGCCTTTACCAATCCGTCCTCACCCTCTTCCCCATGACTGGCCTGACAGTTCCCATGGAGGCCGAGCTGCTGG GCGAGTGGGAGATCAGTGCCTTCGATGGCAGCCTCAAGAGTCGAGGGATGAGCATCCATTACTCCGTTCGTCCTTGCGACAATGGAGACCTCCCACTAGTTGATCGTGATGTAGATGAAGATGATATCTCTGACTATATCGATGGCATAGATCCACAGCCAAGAGGGATGAGATCTCAAAAAATGATTAAGTTGTGCGAAAAGTCCCTCACCAACAGTACCCAGTCAGCAGTCACCACTGGTCAAAACATCACTACTGATGGAAAATTAAGATGCAAGCCATCATCAGAGGGAGGAAACAACATGACTGAGGGAGTAATCCCACAGGATATCTTGGATGAACTTGCAGGAGAAAGGGGCGGTAGACAGAGGCGACAGTCAGAGGGAAACTGGACGGATGGAGACATCAGCTCTGGAGCCACAGAAGATGGAGAAACTCAGATGGAGATTGAAGGAGAGATAATGGAAAATAGGACTGATACTGGTGCTGAGGTAAAAGCTGGGGAGATGAGGGAAATGCCAAGTGAAAAGAATGACACAAAGGAAGAGCTTGAACATAGCAATGACATCTTACTGGACAGTAATCCACTGTTGAACAAGAAGGTCTCAACTGTAGGCATACACAGTTCACAAGAGATGGATCAAAACCTAGGGCTACAAAATCACATTCAGACTGAAACTGAGAAACAGACAGTGGACCTGCAGGGTCTGGATTACAACTACACTGATGATGACAACAACGCAACACAGATTGATCTGTCTCTAGAGTATGATGACTACAGCGAGGAG GTGAACAGCACATCAGGCATATTTGCCTCAGATTACATTGACGTGCGCTCCGGAGGGGTTAGATCTGAAACCTACTACATTGCTGCAGAGGAGATCACCTGGGACTACGGCATCACAAAACCAATTCAGGTTATCAAACCCAG aGAGATGCGTCGCGGGATGAGGAAGTTCCTGCCAGAGTATAAGAAGGTGGTGTATCGAGCCTACAGAAATTTAGACTTCCTCGTTCCTCTAGGACAGCCTCAGGAACACCTGGGAATCATGGGACCTCTCATCAGAGCTGAGATCAATGATCTCATCACT GTGATCTTTAAGAACAAGGCATCCAGGCCTTACTCCTTTCACCTGCATGGAGTCTATGACCGCAGCCAGGGGGCCGGCGTGGCCCAAACCTATTCCTCCTCTGCACCGCCCGGGGTCCCAGGAGAGCCTGTGGCTCCTGGGGAGGCCCGAACTTATAACTGGAGGGTAACCAAAAAACAAGGTCCCACTGACACAGAATTTGACTGCAAGACTGGAGCATACTACTCCACTGTGGACAAG GAGAAGGACCTTCACTCAGGTCTGATCGGCCCGCTGGTTATCTGTAAATCTGGGACCCTCCGGACTCGTCAGCACACGCAGCCAGACATCCAGGAGTTCACCCTTCTCTTCCATACCTTTGATGAAACTAAAAGCTGGTACCTGGAGGAGAACCTGGAGAAATATTGTGTCCCACCCTGTCAGGCCAACCCTGAGGACCCGTTGTACCACATGACCAACAAGTTTGCAG cTATAAATGGTTATGTAGCAGAGACTCTTCCTGGTCTGTTGGTGGCCCAGCACCAGTTAGTCAGGTGGCACCTTCTGAATGTGGGAAGTGATGGAGAGTACCACGCTGTGCACTTCCATGGTTTGCCTTTCACTATTCATACTGAACAAAAACATCGTATGGGGGTCTACAACCTTTTCCCTg GTGTGTTTGGTACAGTGGAGATGAGACCCCCAACAGTTGGCACATGGCTGGTGGAGTGCACCATAGGAGAGTACCAGCTGGCCGGCATGAGGGCCAAACTACTGGTCTATAATCCAC GATGTGTCTTGCCTCTGGGAATGAAATCAGGAAGGATTGAGGATTCCCAGATCACAGCATCAGATCACATAG ATAGCTGGGAGCCGAGGCTGGCGAGGCTAGATCAGTCTGGTTACATCAATGCCTGGATGGGCCGAAACACAAAGTCATGGATACAG gTTGACCTCCTGAAGCCAGCTCTGCTGCATGGTGTGCAGACGCAGGGAGTCAGGTCAAAGCTGAGGGATAAATTCATCTCAGTCTTCAACGTCTCCTACAGCCTGGATGGGGAGACATGGACCACTTACAGAAGAAACAGCACCATAAGGAACGCGCAT atgttttatgGCAACATGGACAGCTCCAAAGTGAAATACAATCACTTCTCTCCACCGTTTGTGGCTCGTTACGTCAGGATTCAGCCAATGGACTATAGAATTAGGCCTGCCCTCCGAATGGAGCTGCTGGGCTGCGATCTCAACA gttGCTCTCTTCCTCTGGGGCTCCAGAGGGGACTGATTCCTGACAGCAGCTTCAGTGCCTCCACATTTCATTCATCCCTGCTGCGTAGCTGGAGACCCTACCTCGCCCGCCTCCACCAGGAAGGCAGCGCCAATGCCTGGAGGCCAAGG TACAACAATCCGCATGAGTGGCTGCAAGTGGACCTGGGGACTGTCAAACGCATCACAGGTGTGTTGACGCAGGGAGCGACGTCACTGCTGACACAGATGATGGTCACAGAGTTCTCTGTGACCATCAGTCACAATGGACGCTCCTGGAACACTGTGTTAGAGGAGAACTCCCAGAGAGAAGAG atcttcACAGGAAACAACGACCCAGATGAGGAAGCTCTCACTGTTTTTAATCCTCCTCTGTTCGGCCGCTACCTCCGCATCCACCCTCGGGGTTGGGTGAACGACATCGCTCTGCGTCTGGAGGTGCTGGGCTGTGACACGCAGCAGGAACTCTGA